A genomic region of Eucalyptus grandis isolate ANBG69807.140 chromosome 5, ASM1654582v1, whole genome shotgun sequence contains the following coding sequences:
- the LOC104415438 gene encoding uncharacterized protein LOC104415438 yields the protein MPRKTSGVSRRAWNLLRLALLWARKGGVFKLQLRLVPKFLKTIGQATPRSQIWYRERELSFDKTPVVHVKMHRPGSMRFPLPHIPCINPHVDFDPEFDEDDRLCYGYEAVRQSFLENGGEEGTHFDEEQAEDGRVEIEEDRGIDTRAEQFIAKFYEQTKLQRQISYLQYNEMLNQSAS from the coding sequence ATGCCGAGGAAGACGTCCGGGGTTTCTCGCCGCGCGTGGAACCTCCTGCGCCTGGCGCTGCTCTGGGCGAGGAAAGGCGGGGTGTTCAAGTTGCAGCTCCGCCTTGTGCCCAAGTTCCTCAAGACCATCGGCCAGGCGACGCCGCGCAGCCAGATCTGGTACAGGGAGCGCGAGCTCTCCTTTGATAAGACCCCGGTTGTCCACGTGAAGATGCATCGCCCGGGGTCGATGCGGTTTCCCTTGCCGCACATACCGTGCATAAATCCCCACGTCGATTTTGACCCAGAGTTTGACGAGGACGACCGACTGTGCTATGGGTATGAAGCCGTGAGGCAGAGCTTCCTTGAAAACGGAGGCGAAGAGGGAACTCATTTCGATGAGGAGCAGGCGGAGGATGGAAGAGTGGAAATTGAGGAAGATCGAGGGATCGACACAAGAGCAGAGCAGTTCATAGCTAAATTCTATGAACAAACGAAGTTGCAAAGGCAAATTTCATACCTTCAGTACAATGAGATGCTAAACCAAAGCGCGAGCTAA
- the LOC104430688 gene encoding phosphoribosylformylglycinamidine cyclo-ligase, chloroplastic: MNPSIGTKTALKSLVVPTGPCSWNPHTSGSYQCKIPLDLNSRKFLQLPLNYGGTQARACAKNVFRKYSISAKMAESLTYKDAGVDIDAGSELVRRIAKMAPGIGGFGGLFPLGDSYLVAGTDGVGTKLKLAFETGIHETIGIDLVAMSVNDIVTSGAKPLFFLDYFATSHLDVDLAEKVIKGIVDGCRLADCALLGGETAEMPDFYAEGEYDISGFAVGIVKKDSVIDGKDIVAGDVLIGLPSSGVHSNGFSLVRRVLARSGLSLTDKLPGEAVTVGEALMAPTVIYVNQVLNLISKGGIKGIAHITGGGFTDNIPRVFPKGLGATIYGDSWVVPPLFKWIQKVGNIEDSEMKRTFNMGIGMVLVVSPEAALRILGDDEITAYRIGDVVNGEGVRYC, translated from the exons ATGAATCCAAGTATTGGAACCAAAACTGCTCTAAAATCTCTTGTGGTCCCAACTGGACCTTGTAGTTGGAATCCACATACGTCTGGTTCTTATCAATGCAAGATTCCATTAGACTTAAACTCTAGGAAATTTCTGCAGCTACCATTGAATTATGGAGGAACACAAGCTAGAGCATGTGCAAAGAATGTTTTTAGGAAGTATAGCATAAGTGCAAAAATGGCTGAAAGTCTTACATACAAGGATGCTGGTGTGGATATAGATGCTGGCTCAGAGCTTGTTAGGAGAATTGCGAAAATGGCCCCTGGAATTGGAGGCTTTGGAGGTCTTTTCCCTCTTG GGGATTCATACCTTGTAGCTGGTACAGATGGTgttgggactaaattgaaacTTGCATTCGAAACTGGGATCCATGAAACGATTGGAATCGACTTG GTCGCAATGAGTGTCAATGACATTGTTACTTCTGGAGCGAAAcctttgtttttccttgattaCTTTGCGACGAGCCATCTTGACGTTGACCTTGCTGAAAAG GTTATAAAGGGCATTGTGGATGGCTGTCGGCTAGCTGATTGTGCTCTTTTGGGAGGAGAG ACTGCAGAAATGCCTGATTTCTATGCGGAAGGCGAATACGATATCAGCGGCTTTGCTGTTGGCATAGTGAAGAAGGATTCAGTTATAGATGGAAAAGACATTGTTGCTGGTGATGTGCTCATTGGCTTGCCGTCAAGTGGGGTGCATTCGAATGGTTTCTCTCTTGTCAGAAG AGTTTTGGCCCGAAGTGGTCTTTCCTTGACAGACAAGCTTCCTGGTGAAGCTGTGACGGTGGGTGAAGCTTTGATGGCTCCTACTGTTATTTATGTCAATCAG GTTCTTAATCTTATCAGCAAGGGAGGTATCAAAGGAATAGCCCACATTACTGGTGGTGGGTTTACCGATAACATACCTCGAGTATTTCCTAAAGGCCTTGGTGCCACCATCTACGGTGACTCCTGGGTGGTTCCTCCACTATTTAAGTGGATTCAAAAG GTGGGAAACATAGAAGATTCTGAGATGAAGCGGACCTTCAATATGGGCATTGGGATGGTTTTGGTGGTTAGCCCTGAAGCTGCCCTTCGGATACTGGGTGATGATGAGATAACAGCATATCGCATTGGTGATGTGGTTAACGGTGAAGGGGTGAGGTATTGCTAA
- the LOC104444815 gene encoding prolyl 4-hydroxylase 1, producing MAPAMKIVFGLLTFVTVGMIIGAFLQLAFIRRLEDSYGTKFPSFKGSRKIQQDGYLKLPGGISLWNDKEAETLRLGYVKPEIISWSPRIIVLHNFLSMEECDYLRGIARPRLQVSTVVDAKTGKGIRSEVRTSSGMFLNHAERRYPMVQAIEKRISVYAQVPIENGELIQVLRYEKNQYYKPHHDYFSDTFNLQRGGQRVATMLMYLSDNVEGGETFFPMAGTGECSCGGKMVKGLSVKPLKGDAVLFWSMGLDGQSDPKSIHGGCEVLAGEKWSATKWMRQKVTS from the exons ATGGCTCCTGCAATGAAAATTGTGTTCGGGCTGCTGACGTTCGTCACTGTAGGGATGATCATCG GTGCTTTTCTTCAGTTAGCATTCATTCGACGGCTGGAAGACTCATATG GCACGAAGTTTCCATCTTTTAAAGGATCTCGCAAAATTCAGCAAGATGGCTATCTTAAGTTACCTGGAG GCATTTCATTATGGAATGATAAAGAAGCTGAAACCTTGCGCCTTGGTTAT GTCAAACCTGAGATCATTAGTTGGTCACCCCGAATCATTGTACTACACAACTTTTTAAGCATGGAG GAATGTGACTATCTCAGAGGCATTGCCCGTCCGAGGCTTCAGGTTTCTACAGTGGTGGATGCAAAAACAGGGAAG GGAATCAGGAGTGAAGTTAGGACAAGCTCTGGTATGTTTCTGAATCATGCAGAGAGGAGATATCCTATGGTGCAG GCAATTGAAAAGCGCATCTCTGTCTATGCTCAAGTTCCTATAGAGAATGGGGAGCTCATCCAAGTCTTAAG GTATGAAAAGAATCAGTATTACAAGCCACACCATGATTACTTCTCTGACACT TTCAACTTGCAGCGTGGTGGTCAGCGAGTTGCCACAATGCTTATGTATTTGAGTGACAATGTGGAGGGAGGAGAAACTTTTTTTCCTATG GCTGGAACAGGTGAATGTAGCTGTGGTGGAAAGATGGTCAAGGGCTTATCAGTAAAGCCACTGAAAGGAGATGCAGTGCTCTTCTGGAGCATG gGACTAGACGGTCAATCGGATCCAAAGAGCATACATGGAGGATGCGAGGTTCTAGCTGGCGAGAAATGGTCAGCTACTAAGTGGATGAGGCAAAAAGTTACCTCCTAA